One region of Longimicrobiaceae bacterium genomic DNA includes:
- a CDS encoding amidohydrolase family protein, which translates to MHASPLRALATVRALLLALCLVLSTATAAWAQGAAPAEPVTAFVGVTVLPMDTSRALPGQTVLVRGDRIVQVGPERSVRVPAGARVVQGRGRYLMPGLAEMHGHVPPPGAPARYTEDVLFLYLANGITTVRGMLGAPGQLDLRARANRGELLAPTLYLAGPSFNGNSVDSPEQAAEMVRRQKAEGWDLLKVHPGLTRAEYDAMARTAREVGIRFGGHVPAEVGLMRALEAGQETFEHMDGFVEHLGGAGPLNPDSVAAVVRRARQAGAWIVPTMALWEVLYGVADLDSLRAYPELRYMPPSQVESWIRAHEQRLRAPESDRAAARRTIANRMAVLGALNRGGVRILMGTDAPQQFSVPGFSLHRELQRMSAAGMTPWEILRSGTRSVGEYFAGEDRFGLVAPGHRADLLLLEADPLRDVANLSRIRGVMVRGRWVPRAEIDARLEQIAANNR; encoded by the coding sequence ATGCACGCATCGCCGCTCCGCGCCCTCGCCACCGTCCGCGCCCTGCTCCTCGCCCTCTGCCTCGTGCTCTCCACCGCCACGGCCGCTTGGGCGCAGGGGGCGGCGCCCGCCGAGCCGGTCACCGCCTTCGTGGGCGTGACGGTGCTCCCCATGGACACCAGCCGCGCCCTCCCCGGCCAGACGGTGCTGGTACGGGGCGACCGGATCGTCCAGGTGGGTCCGGAGCGCAGCGTCCGGGTCCCGGCGGGGGCCCGCGTCGTCCAGGGCCGCGGCAGGTACCTGATGCCCGGTCTGGCCGAGATGCACGGGCACGTCCCCCCGCCCGGCGCGCCCGCCCGGTACACCGAGGACGTGCTCTTCCTCTACCTCGCCAACGGGATCACCACCGTGCGGGGGATGCTGGGCGCCCCCGGCCAGCTCGACCTCCGCGCCCGCGCGAACCGCGGGGAGCTGCTCGCTCCCACCCTGTACCTGGCCGGGCCCAGCTTCAACGGCAACTCCGTGGACTCCCCGGAGCAGGCCGCGGAGATGGTGCGGCGGCAGAAGGCCGAGGGGTGGGACCTGCTCAAGGTGCACCCGGGGCTCACCCGGGCGGAGTACGACGCCATGGCGCGCACCGCGCGCGAGGTGGGGATCCGCTTCGGCGGCCACGTCCCCGCGGAGGTAGGGCTCATGCGCGCGCTGGAGGCCGGGCAGGAGACGTTCGAGCACATGGACGGCTTCGTGGAGCACCTGGGCGGCGCAGGGCCCCTGAACCCCGACTCCGTGGCCGCGGTGGTGCGCCGCGCTCGCCAGGCCGGGGCCTGGATCGTCCCGACGATGGCGCTGTGGGAGGTGCTGTACGGCGTGGCCGACCTGGATTCGCTGCGTGCCTACCCGGAGCTGCGCTACATGCCCCCGAGCCAGGTGGAGTCCTGGATCCGCGCGCACGAGCAGCGCCTGCGCGCCCCGGAGTCCGACCGGGCCGCCGCGCGCCGGACGATCGCCAACCGCATGGCCGTACTCGGCGCGCTGAACCGCGGCGGCGTCCGCATCCTGATGGGCACCGACGCCCCGCAGCAGTTTTCCGTTCCCGGCTTCTCGCTCCACCGCGAGCTGCAGCGGATGTCGGCGGCGGGGATGACCCCGTGGGAGATCCTCCGCTCCGGCACGCGCAGCGTCGGCGAGTACTTCGCGGGGGAGGACCGCTTCGGCCTCGTGGCCCCCGGCCACCGCGCCGACCTCCTCCTCCTGGAAGCAGACCCGCTGCGCGACGTCGCCAACCTGTCCCGCATCCGGGGCGTGATGGTCCGTGGCCGCTGGGTCCCGCGCGCCGAGATCGACGCCCGCCTGGAGCAGATCGCCGCAAACAACCGGTAG
- a CDS encoding ABC transporter ATP-binding protein — protein MIEIRNLTKVYTTDEVETTALNGIDAEVSEGEFVTIMGPSGCGKSTLLSLLGLLDNPTGGEFRFLGREVSGLSERERARMRKGNIGFIFQSFNLIDELSVYENVEMPLLYLKVPAGERERRVEEALERVGIEHRRNHHPQQLSGGQQQRVAIARAVVSSPKLILADEPTGNLDSAHGEEIMQLLTELNEGGTTIVMVTHSARDAEFSHRTINLFDGQVVGTHVRQEVALQA, from the coding sequence ATGATCGAGATCAGGAATCTCACCAAGGTGTACACCACCGACGAGGTGGAGACGACGGCGCTGAACGGGATCGATGCGGAGGTCTCCGAAGGGGAGTTCGTGACGATCATGGGTCCCAGCGGCTGCGGCAAGTCGACGCTGCTGAGCCTCCTGGGCCTCCTGGACAACCCCACGGGTGGAGAGTTCCGCTTCCTGGGGCGCGAGGTGTCCGGCCTCTCCGAGCGGGAGCGGGCACGGATGCGCAAGGGGAACATCGGCTTCATCTTCCAGAGCTTCAACCTGATCGACGAGCTGAGCGTCTACGAGAACGTGGAGATGCCCCTGCTGTACCTCAAGGTGCCGGCGGGAGAGCGGGAGCGCCGCGTGGAGGAGGCGCTGGAGCGGGTCGGGATCGAGCACCGGAGGAACCACCACCCGCAGCAGCTCTCCGGCGGCCAGCAGCAGCGCGTCGCCATCGCGCGGGCGGTCGTCTCGTCCCCCAAGCTGATCCTGGCCGACGAGCCGACGGGGAACCTGGACTCGGCCCACGGCGAGGAGATCATGCAGCTCCTCACGGAGCTGAACGAGGGCGGGACGACGATCGTCATGGTCACCCACTCGGCGCGGGACGCGGAGTTCAGCCACCGCACCATCAACCTGTTCGACGGGCAGGTGGTGGGCACCCACGTGCGGCAGGAGGTCGCGCTCCAGGCCTGA
- a CDS encoding ParB N-terminal domain-containing protein — translation MPRFNAAALREKSKQNLAQSAATAVAAKEETEQLLSGARTGNATLPIEQIHPDPDQPRKSFDREGMDELKRAILALGGLENPVQIYYRDGLGFTIKHGERRFRALKELLDEGHDRFRQVPVLMSPPPDRSPEGEQRLRIAQVVENNARRGLLPLETAEQFHLIATSGREEPIPATHLAELTGTEERVVQRFLFVVGGLTGEERAGLREAWPEAPLRPLYALVQWLQEHGRRLDAEQRAAAIERFARERPTERMVRVALRDLAPKKKPGRPARKRFTSGTTRTGAFQVKLTLPPELVRDAASIRKARADLQRVQEQLQEMERALGEAEGE, via the coding sequence ATGCCGCGGTTCAACGCCGCGGCGCTGCGGGAAAAGTCGAAGCAGAACCTGGCGCAGTCGGCGGCCACTGCGGTGGCCGCGAAGGAGGAGACGGAGCAGCTCCTGAGCGGGGCGCGCACCGGGAACGCGACGCTCCCCATCGAGCAGATCCACCCGGACCCGGACCAGCCGCGGAAGTCGTTCGACCGCGAGGGGATGGACGAGCTGAAGCGCGCCATCCTGGCGCTGGGCGGGCTGGAGAACCCGGTGCAGATCTACTACCGGGACGGCCTGGGCTTCACCATCAAGCACGGGGAGCGGCGCTTCCGGGCGCTCAAGGAACTGCTGGACGAGGGGCACGACCGCTTCCGGCAGGTGCCGGTGCTGATGAGCCCGCCGCCGGACCGGAGCCCCGAGGGGGAGCAGCGGCTGCGCATCGCGCAGGTGGTGGAGAACAACGCGCGCCGGGGGCTCCTCCCGCTGGAGACGGCGGAGCAGTTCCACCTGATCGCGACCTCCGGGCGCGAGGAGCCGATCCCGGCGACGCACCTGGCCGAGCTGACCGGGACGGAGGAGCGCGTCGTGCAGCGCTTCCTGTTCGTGGTGGGCGGGCTCACCGGAGAGGAGCGCGCCGGGCTGCGCGAGGCGTGGCCGGAGGCGCCGCTCCGCCCGCTCTACGCGCTGGTCCAATGGCTCCAGGAGCACGGCCGCCGGCTCGATGCGGAGCAGCGCGCGGCGGCGATCGAGCGCTTCGCCCGGGAGAGGCCGACGGAGCGGATGGTGCGGGTGGCGCTCCGGGACCTTGCGCCGAAGAAGAAGCCGGGGCGGCCCGCCCGGAAGCGGTTCACCTCGGGGACGACCCGGACGGGGGCGTTCCAGGTGAAGCTCACCCTCCCGCCGGAGCTGGTGCGCGACGCGGCTTCGATCCGGAAGGCTCGTGCGGACCTGCAGCGCGTGCAGGAGCAGCTGCAGGAGATGGAGCGGGCGCTCGGGGAGGCCGAGGGGGAGTAG
- a CDS encoding serine hydrolase domain-containing protein yields the protein MRFHPGVGSPPTALLPPALAVLVLLLLGMAHPLGGQLRAAGPLDSAEVERFLDTTLVRRMAESRVPGASVAMVRDGKLLLAKGYGYGDLARREPVDPGATVFRVGSVSKVPTAVAVLQLAERGELDLHADVDRYLGGRVRVDGPFREPVTAAHLLTHTGGFDERFIGMAARSPAEAEPLGEYLARRMPPRVAPPGELIRYSNHGMALAGYLVEEVSGVPFERYVEERVLLPLGMRRSGFGPVRCAGCREATGYRLRGDRLVPARPDDLSQIAPAASFRTTALDMVPFLLAHLQEGQAGGGRILRPETMRGMHRRQVAHHPFLPGVAYGLFEHFENGRRALWHGGSWNGFTSLFFLLPDEEVGLFVAYNGEYQPELVEGLVSAFLDHYYPAPGPLPPPSGAAGAPGGGLAGWYRPLPYARRGVEKLVALFSQHAVRLDDDGRVLEVRFPGDGGTGRWAAAAPLAFRRVDEGLLHGPYGRAAFVPAADGRPAILSLGARALEKLAWYDTTAFHLVLLALSALVFLSVCVARAAGWLRRTGRRDPPASSAARGVHTLAGAVCALNTAFLLGGAAILWLGAGEGGIVFLYGFPPALRVLLVLPVVSAALTAALAGLLLLTWRRPVPRRAAPVLVALAGAGFLWFLYYWNLLGFNY from the coding sequence ATGCGCTTCCACCCCGGCGTGGGCTCCCCGCCCACGGCCCTGCTCCCGCCCGCACTCGCGGTGCTCGTCCTGCTCCTCCTGGGGATGGCGCACCCCCTGGGCGGGCAGCTGCGGGCGGCCGGTCCGCTCGACTCCGCCGAGGTGGAGCGGTTCCTGGACACCACGCTGGTACGCCGGATGGCGGAGTCCCGCGTGCCGGGCGCGAGCGTCGCGATGGTGCGGGACGGGAAGCTGCTCCTGGCGAAGGGGTACGGCTACGGGGACCTCGCCCGGAGGGAGCCGGTGGACCCCGGCGCCACGGTGTTCCGGGTAGGGTCGGTCTCCAAGGTCCCGACCGCCGTGGCGGTCCTGCAGCTCGCCGAGCGCGGAGAGCTCGACCTGCACGCCGACGTGGACCGCTACCTGGGCGGCCGCGTCCGGGTGGACGGCCCCTTCCGCGAGCCGGTGACCGCCGCGCACCTGCTGACGCACACCGGGGGATTCGACGAGCGCTTCATCGGGATGGCGGCCCGCAGCCCGGCCGAAGCGGAGCCGCTGGGCGAGTACCTGGCCCGCCGCATGCCGCCCCGCGTCGCCCCGCCCGGCGAGCTCATCCGGTACTCCAACCACGGGATGGCGCTGGCCGGCTACCTCGTGGAGGAGGTCTCGGGCGTTCCCTTCGAGCGCTACGTGGAGGAGCGCGTCCTCCTGCCCCTGGGAATGCGCCGGAGCGGCTTCGGCCCGGTCCGGTGCGCCGGTTGCCGGGAGGCGACGGGGTACCGGCTCCGCGGCGACCGGTTGGTGCCCGCCCGACCGGACGACCTCTCGCAGATCGCCCCCGCCGCCTCCTTCCGGACCACCGCGCTGGACATGGTCCCCTTCCTCCTGGCCCACCTGCAGGAGGGCCAGGCCGGAGGGGGGCGCATCCTCCGCCCGGAGACGATGCGCGGGATGCACCGCCGGCAGGTGGCGCACCACCCCTTCCTTCCGGGCGTCGCCTACGGCCTCTTCGAGCACTTCGAGAACGGGCGCCGGGCGCTCTGGCACGGCGGGTCCTGGAACGGCTTCACCAGCCTCTTCTTCCTCCTCCCGGACGAGGAGGTGGGGCTCTTCGTCGCGTACAACGGCGAGTACCAGCCCGAGCTGGTGGAAGGGCTCGTCAGCGCCTTCCTCGATCACTACTACCCCGCCCCCGGGCCCCTCCCCCCGCCGTCCGGCGCGGCCGGCGCACCGGGGGGCGGGCTCGCCGGGTGGTACCGCCCGCTCCCCTACGCGCGCCGCGGCGTGGAGAAGCTGGTCGCCCTCTTCAGCCAGCACGCGGTCCGGCTCGACGACGACGGCCGCGTGCTGGAGGTCCGCTTCCCCGGAGACGGCGGGACCGGGCGGTGGGCCGCCGCGGCCCCCCTGGCCTTCCGGCGCGTGGACGAGGGGCTGCTGCACGGGCCCTACGGGCGTGCGGCCTTCGTTCCCGCGGCGGACGGACGCCCGGCCATCCTTTCTCTCGGCGCGCGTGCCCTGGAGAAGCTCGCCTGGTACGACACCACTGCCTTCCACCTGGTCCTCCTGGCGCTCAGCGCCCTGGTCTTCCTCTCGGTGTGCGTCGCCCGGGCCGCCGGGTGGCTGCGCCGGACGGGCCGCCGCGATCCTCCCGCGTCCTCCGCCGCGCGTGGCGTGCACACCCTCGCCGGGGCGGTGTGCGCGCTGAACACCGCCTTCCTCCTGGGAGGAGCGGCGATCCTCTGGCTCGGCGCGGGCGAGGGCGGAATCGTCTTCCTGTACGGCTTTCCGCCTGCCCTGCGGGTGCTGCTCGTCCTCCCCGTCGTTTCCGCGGCGCTCACCGCCGCCCTGGCGGGCCTCCTCCTCCTCACCTGGAGGAGGCCCGTCCCCCGCCGCGCCGCGCCGGTGCTCGTCGCCCTGGCCGGCGCGGGCTTCCTCTGGTTCCTGTACTACTGGAACCTGCTGGGCTTCAACTACTGA
- a CDS encoding ParA family protein, translated as MTETPQPRLARTTTVGNLKGGSGKTTNAVNLACMLGHGVAGLPPQRVLFVDLEPLRTASRWLGVEAPSAEQSSAVLFQAVPRNGGRPAHLERLRAAIRRAENEPIDLIPAHADGLEAADGVRGKEFDLKDNLALLAEEYDYVFIDLPGSRTGRLIRSSLVASEGVLVPLQPGGNSIESTMDFFEMVEEIRRGANPLLRVDGIVISTAGPKGDVDAQIATETLVEVLPYYPVYGARIRTLKAIQRASSFRLSVQSMGDREAIRDFSALAGEWIQAIGRVEAGV; from the coding sequence ATGACCGAAACACCGCAGCCCCGCCTCGCGCGAACCACCACCGTCGGCAACCTGAAGGGCGGCTCCGGAAAGACCACCAACGCGGTGAACCTGGCGTGCATGCTCGGGCACGGGGTCGCCGGCCTGCCGCCGCAGCGCGTCCTCTTCGTGGACCTGGAGCCGCTGCGCACCGCCAGCCGCTGGCTGGGCGTGGAGGCGCCCTCGGCCGAGCAGAGCAGCGCGGTCCTCTTCCAGGCCGTCCCGCGCAACGGCGGCCGCCCGGCGCACCTGGAGCGTCTGCGGGCCGCGATCCGGCGCGCCGAGAACGAGCCGATCGACCTGATCCCCGCCCACGCGGACGGGCTGGAGGCGGCGGACGGCGTCCGGGGCAAGGAGTTCGACCTCAAGGACAACCTGGCGCTGCTGGCGGAAGAGTACGACTACGTCTTCATCGACCTCCCGGGCTCGCGCACCGGGCGGCTGATCCGCTCGTCGCTGGTGGCGAGCGAGGGGGTGCTGGTCCCGCTGCAGCCGGGCGGCAACTCCATCGAGAGCACGATGGACTTCTTCGAGATGGTCGAGGAGATCCGCCGCGGCGCCAACCCGCTGCTGCGGGTGGACGGGATCGTGATCTCCACCGCGGGGCCCAAGGGCGACGTGGACGCGCAGATCGCGACGGAAACGCTGGTGGAGGTGCTCCCCTACTACCCCGTCTATGGCGCGCGCATCCGCACGCTCAAGGCGATCCAGCGGGCCAGCTCGTTCCGCCTCAGCGTGCAGAGCATGGGCGACCGGGAGGCGATCCGCGACTTCTCCGCCCTGGCCGGCGAGTGGATCCAGGCCATCGGGCGCGTGGAGGCCGGCGTCTGA
- a CDS encoding PAS domain S-box protein: MTPQPHRIADPDRLAAVREARLVEHPPGGQLDSLTRLARVVLRVPTALVTLLDAERETIESAAGLPGPADSLPAIPLADSLCRHIVASDEPLLVEDARLHERVRDGAAIRALGVAAYAGVPIRAPGGAVLGAFCAIDHLPRGWLADEVAILAGLAEAAEAEMARRLALRRERADASRFRTLVESSLAGMYLVQDGRIVYANPRFGALLGYGAGDAVAGRPILEFVVPEDRERVRENIRRRVEGEVDEVQYSFRALRKDGSAVEVEAHGSRTELDGRCAIVGTLLDVTERRRAEVALREAAERLRLVERATEDVIWEWDVRTGEVRWNEAGPKLFRYPPDEVGTTMEWHRQHIHPDDRERVIRSLQSELGGVGEIWSNEYRFRRGDGQYATVFDRGCVVRNERGEPVRILGSMVDVTERRRAEDAQRFLSRASVLLDSTLDGESSLGALARECVPFLGELCMIDLAEPDRGIRRVATAHQDPTREEPLTRVAEPAPRPVAADHPVATVLREGESIFLPEFDASEVDALGYEPGEAAALREVGVCSLMVVPLAAGEHRLGAVTVGTSDRGRPYTLLDLALVQDLAHRIALAVEHLRLYRQATEAVRARDEMLAVVSHDLRNPLNAIQMCATLLKEAGRDRRIDNQRFLELITRTSKQMGLLIDDLLDVGSMHGERFSVTPSRTSLEWLLGDAGELLGPLAAKKRIELETRVDPEASTAWLDPHQILRAISNLVGNAIKFTPEGGTITLRAEAEGEEVRISVSDSGPGIRPEHLPHVFTRFWQARPGDRRGAGLGLAITKGIVEAHGGRIWVESREGEGATFTFTVPAVGEDGSG; this comes from the coding sequence ATGACACCCCAGCCCCACAGGATCGCCGACCCCGACCGCCTCGCGGCCGTGCGGGAGGCACGCCTCGTCGAGCATCCGCCCGGCGGACAGCTCGACTCGCTCACCCGCCTCGCCCGGGTCGTCCTCCGGGTACCCACGGCCCTCGTCACGCTCCTGGACGCGGAGCGGGAGACCATCGAGAGCGCCGCCGGCCTCCCCGGGCCCGCGGACTCGCTTCCCGCGATCCCGCTGGCGGATTCGCTCTGCCGGCACATCGTCGCCTCCGACGAGCCGCTCCTGGTGGAGGACGCGCGCCTGCACGAGCGGGTTCGCGACGGCGCGGCCATCCGCGCGCTGGGGGTGGCCGCCTACGCGGGGGTGCCGATCCGTGCCCCGGGCGGAGCCGTCCTGGGGGCCTTCTGCGCGATCGACCACCTCCCGCGCGGGTGGCTGGCGGACGAGGTGGCGATCCTCGCCGGGCTCGCCGAGGCCGCCGAGGCGGAGATGGCGCGCCGGCTCGCCCTGCGCCGGGAGCGCGCCGACGCTTCGCGGTTCCGGACCCTGGTCGAGAGCTCGCTGGCGGGGATGTACCTGGTGCAGGACGGCCGCATCGTGTACGCCAACCCCAGGTTCGGCGCGCTCCTGGGCTACGGCGCGGGCGACGCCGTCGCCGGGCGGCCGATCCTGGAGTTCGTGGTGCCGGAGGATCGCGAGCGGGTCCGGGAGAACATCCGCAGGCGGGTGGAGGGCGAGGTGGACGAGGTCCAGTACTCCTTCCGGGCCCTGCGGAAGGACGGCTCGGCCGTGGAGGTGGAGGCCCACGGGAGCCGCACGGAGCTGGACGGCAGGTGCGCCATCGTCGGAACGCTGCTGGACGTGACGGAGCGCAGGCGCGCGGAAGTGGCGCTCCGCGAGGCCGCGGAGCGCCTGCGGCTCGTGGAGCGGGCGACGGAGGACGTGATCTGGGAGTGGGACGTGCGCACGGGCGAGGTGCGCTGGAACGAGGCAGGCCCGAAGCTCTTCCGCTACCCCCCGGACGAGGTGGGCACGACCATGGAGTGGCACCGGCAGCACATCCACCCGGACGACCGGGAGCGGGTGATCCGGAGCCTGCAGTCGGAGCTGGGCGGCGTGGGCGAGATCTGGTCCAACGAGTACCGCTTCCGCCGCGGAGACGGACAGTACGCCACCGTGTTCGACCGGGGATGCGTGGTCCGCAACGAGCGGGGCGAGCCCGTGCGGATCCTCGGCTCCATGGTGGACGTGACCGAGCGCCGACGCGCCGAGGACGCCCAGAGGTTCCTGTCCCGGGCCAGCGTGCTCCTGGACAGCACCCTGGACGGCGAGTCGTCGCTCGGCGCCCTGGCGCGGGAGTGCGTCCCGTTCCTGGGGGAGCTCTGCATGATCGACCTGGCCGAGCCGGACCGCGGCATCCGCCGCGTCGCTACCGCCCACCAGGACCCCACGCGGGAGGAGCCGCTCACGCGCGTGGCGGAGCCGGCTCCACGCCCCGTCGCCGCGGACCACCCGGTAGCGACGGTGCTGCGGGAGGGAGAGTCGATCTTTCTCCCCGAATTCGATGCGTCCGAGGTGGACGCGCTCGGCTACGAGCCCGGCGAAGCGGCGGCGCTCCGGGAGGTGGGCGTGTGCTCCCTCATGGTGGTGCCGCTGGCCGCGGGCGAGCACCGGCTGGGCGCCGTCACGGTGGGCACGTCGGACCGCGGACGCCCGTACACGCTCCTCGACCTGGCCCTGGTGCAGGACCTGGCGCACCGGATCGCCCTGGCCGTGGAGCACCTGCGGCTCTACCGGCAGGCGACGGAGGCGGTCCGCGCGCGGGACGAGATGCTGGCCGTCGTCTCGCACGATCTGCGCAACCCTCTCAACGCGATCCAGATGTGCGCGACCCTCCTCAAGGAGGCGGGACGGGACCGGCGGATCGACAACCAGCGCTTCCTGGAGCTGATCACCCGCACCTCGAAGCAGATGGGCCTGCTCATCGACGACCTCCTGGACGTGGGGAGCATGCACGGGGAGCGCTTCTCCGTCACGCCGTCCCGCACGAGCCTGGAGTGGCTGCTCGGCGACGCGGGCGAGCTCCTGGGCCCCCTCGCCGCGAAGAAGCGGATCGAGCTGGAAACACGGGTGGACCCGGAGGCTTCCACCGCCTGGCTCGACCCGCACCAGATCCTGCGGGCCATCTCGAACCTGGTGGGGAACGCGATCAAGTTCACGCCCGAGGGGGGCACCATCACGCTGCGCGCCGAGGCGGAGGGCGAGGAGGTGCGGATCTCGGTCTCCGACAGCGGGCCGGGGATCCGCCCGGAGCACCTCCCACACGTCTTCACCCGCTTCTGGCAGGCCAGGCCGGGGGACCGCCGCGGCGCAGGGCTGGGGCTGGCGATCACGAAGGGGATCGTGGAGGCGCACGGTGGGCGCATCTGGGTGGAGAGCCGCGAGGGGGAGGGTGCGACGTTCACGTTCACGGTCCCGGCCGTCGGGGAGGACGGAAGCGGATAG
- a CDS encoding HlyD family efflux transporter periplasmic adaptor subunit — protein MDRRIEKPKWSRGRILTLGAVAILGALALLLLRPDEGGARLRVDSKRLEIAQVREGVFEEYIPVVGSLEPVRTVYLDAVEGGRVEAVYVREGTLVQEGQPILRLSNNSLQLDLLQADAQNVEQLNLLANMRFEIERNALRLREQLAEADFQLQGLARRHQQNRALFERQLISREEYMAAEEEFEHWKNRKELMLRAFRQDSLRMERQASDLTEMTGRMRANNGVLREILDNLTVRAPVSGRLTALDAEVGELRVSGHRFGQIDVLDGYRVLADIDEYHISRVSVGQAGEFQHAGESYRLKVAKIHPEVKDGKFQIELAFDGKSPADVRRGQTVRIRLTLGDSKPAVLLPQGAFHQTTGGSWAFVLDGSGERAVRREIRLGRQNPQYFEVLDGLRPGDRVVVSSYDGYRDTGTLLVD, from the coding sequence ATGGACCGCAGGATCGAGAAGCCGAAGTGGTCCAGGGGGCGGATCCTCACCCTCGGCGCGGTCGCGATCCTCGGGGCCCTGGCCCTCCTCCTCCTGCGCCCCGACGAGGGCGGCGCCCGCCTGCGGGTGGATTCCAAGCGCCTGGAGATCGCCCAGGTCCGCGAAGGGGTGTTCGAGGAGTACATCCCCGTGGTCGGGAGCCTGGAGCCGGTCCGCACGGTGTACCTGGACGCGGTCGAGGGCGGGCGGGTCGAGGCCGTCTACGTCCGGGAAGGGACGCTGGTGCAGGAGGGGCAGCCGATCCTCCGCCTCTCGAACAACTCCCTCCAGCTCGACCTGCTGCAGGCGGACGCCCAGAACGTGGAGCAGCTCAACCTCCTGGCGAACATGAGGTTCGAGATCGAGCGCAACGCCCTGCGGCTGCGCGAGCAGCTCGCCGAGGCCGACTTCCAGCTCCAGGGCCTCGCCCGGCGGCACCAGCAGAACCGGGCCCTCTTCGAGCGCCAGCTCATCTCCCGCGAGGAGTACATGGCGGCCGAGGAGGAGTTCGAGCACTGGAAGAACCGCAAGGAGCTGATGCTCCGCGCGTTCCGGCAGGACTCCCTGCGCATGGAGCGGCAGGCGAGCGACCTCACGGAGATGACCGGCCGGATGCGCGCGAACAACGGCGTCCTGCGGGAGATCCTCGACAACCTGACCGTGCGGGCGCCGGTCTCCGGGCGCCTCACCGCGCTCGACGCCGAGGTCGGCGAGCTGCGCGTCTCCGGCCACCGCTTCGGGCAGATCGACGTCCTGGACGGGTACCGGGTCCTCGCGGACATCGACGAGTACCACATCTCCCGCGTGAGCGTCGGCCAGGCCGGCGAGTTCCAGCACGCCGGGGAGTCCTACCGCCTGAAGGTGGCGAAGATCCACCCGGAGGTGAAGGACGGCAAGTTCCAGATCGAGCTCGCGTTCGACGGAAAGAGCCCCGCGGACGTGCGGCGCGGGCAGACGGTCCGGATCCGGCTGACGCTGGGCGACAGCAAGCCGGCCGTTCTCCTCCCCCAGGGCGCCTTCCACCAGACCACGGGCGGGAGCTGGGCGTTCGTCCTGGACGGGTCGGGAGAGCGTGCCGTCCGCCGCGAGATCCGCCTGGGAAGGCAGAACCCGCAGTACTTCGAGGTCCTCGACGGGCTCCGGCCGGGCGACCGGGTGGTGGTCTCGAGCTATGACGGTTACCGGGACACGGGGACCCTCCTCGTCGACTGA